ACGTCCCGTGCGTGTGGGCCACGGCGGACGGCAAGTCCGGTGTCGCCGAGGACGAGGGCGGACCGCCCCTCGGGGTCCAGGGCGGCATGGACTACCCGGTCACCCGGTACCGGCTCACCAAGGGCGGAGTGTTCGTGCTGCTCACGGACGGTGTGGTGGAGGGACCGACGCTGAGCGTCGAGGAGGGCCTCGACCAGGTCGTACGGCTCGCGGGCGTCGCCGCCGTCGCGGGCATGGACGCGGGCCCGCTCGCCGCCGCGGTGATCAAGGGCGCGGAGCGCGTCGGCCACGAGGACGACGCCGCCGTGCTCGTGGTGCGGCACGACGGACTGGTGGGCCCGGAGGTCCCCCGGGTTCAGCCATAGGGCCGGACCCGGCGTCTCTCGCCTCGCCGACGCCGCCGCGCCGGTGTCTGATGGCTGCTGTGGTGGGTACCCCGGATCTGCGCCGACCAGCCGTCTTCGCCGTCGAGACGCTGGCTGTCGCCCTCTGCTACTACGCGGCGGGGCGGCTGGGACTCATGCGGGAGCTCGTCGTCGAGGGCGCCGTCTTCACCCCCATCTGGCCGCCCACGGGCGTGGCGGTGGCCTGCCTGCTGATCTTCGGTCTCCGCTCCTGGGTCGGCATCGCCCTCGGAGCCCTCCTCGTGATCATGTTCCTGACCCCGCTACGGCCCGTGGTGATCGGCAACCTGGTGGGCAACACCGCCGCCCCCGTCTGCGCGTACCTCATGCTCCGCAGGGTGGGCTTCCGCACCGACCTCGCCCGTTTACGGGACGGCCTCGCCCTGGTCTTCCTGGGCGCCCTCACCGCCATGCTGCTCAGCTCGACGATCGGCGTCGGTCTGCTGGTGCTCACCGACCGGCTCGCCGAGCACAGCTTCTGGCCCGTCTGGCTGGCCTGGTGGGTCGGCGACGCGATGGGCGTGCTGATCGTGACCCCGGTCCTGCTCGTCCTGCACACGGTGCGCAAACCCCTGCGCCTGTCCCACCTGGCCCGCTGGAAAGAGGCCTCGGGGCTGGCCCTGATCGCCTGCGCCCTCGTCCCGCTGGCCACGCACAGCCCCGTCAGCCTGCTGTTCCTCGTCTATCCGCTGCTGATCTGGGCGGCGCTGCGGTTCCAGCTCGCCGGCAGCATGCTGTGCGCCCTCTTCACGTCGGTCATGGCCACGATCGCGGCGACGGACGAGGTCGGCCCCTTCGAGAGCCTCACCCGCGTCGAAGTGATGATCAAGCTCCAGGCCTTCAACGGGACGATGGCCCTCACCGCGCTGCTGCTCTCCGCGGTGATCGCCGAGCAGCGCAACACCAGACGCTCCGTGGAACGCGCCTGCCAGGAACTGGTCGAGGTCCTGGAACACCTCACCGCGGGCGAGACCCCACCCGGCCGGCCGACGAAGGAGACGGAGCGCTGAGCAGCTCCGGCCGGTCACCGGGCGAGGGCCTCGTACCGGTCCGCCAGGGCGTGGAAGGCCTCCTTCGGTTCCCCAGGGCGGGCCGCACCCGATGCGATCGATCCTGGGATGCGCCGAACCCGCGATGTCGGTGCCGGTAGCGTGGCCGGCGTGATGGTGGGCGCCCGGGAGACCCGGTTGATCGTGTTGCGCGGCAACAGCGCCTCGGGCAAGTCGTCGGTGGCGGCCGGCCTGCGGGACAGCTTCGGCCGCGGTCTGGCCCTGGTCGGTCAGGACAACCTCCGCCGGGTCGTGCTGCGCGAGCACGACCGGCCCGGCGCGGCGAACATCGGCCTGATCGACGCCGTCGCCCGTTACTCCCTGGACGCCGGATATCACGTCGTCCTCGAGGGCATCCTGTACGCCGACCGCTACGCCGCCATGCTCGCCCGACTGCGCACGGACCACCGCGGCCCGACCCACGGCTACTACCTCCACGTGCCGTTCGCCGAAACCCTCGTACGCCACGCCGGCAAGCCGATCGCCCACGAGGTCGGCGAGGCGGACCTGCGCGACTGGTACAAGGATCTGGATCTGCTGCCGGGTGCCGTCGAGACCGTCATCGGCGCCGACAGCACCCTCACCCAGACCGTCGACCGCATCATGCGCGACACGGGCCTGGACCGCCTTCCCGCCCGGGAGCACTGACACATACCGTCAGTACTGCCCCCGTCAGTACTCGGCCTCAAGCGCTCGCGTACGGACGCCGCCCCCGCCATACCAGGCCCGGTCGCCGTTACGGCTTGATGCCGACGCCCGTCCAGAGGCTGACCTCGGCGTCCGTGGCCTCGACCGGGCCGTCCGGGCGCCAGCGGTGGCCGACCGTGACGCCGGGGGCGAGGAGGTCCAGCCCGTCGAAGAAGCGGGCGACGTCGTTCTGCGAGCGGAACTGCACCGGCGTGCCGGCGCCCGTGTAGATGTCGGTGACCTTCTGCCAGGTGGCCGGGTCGAAGTCGGGCGTGCAGTGGCTCAGGGCCAGCGCGCTGCCCGAGGGGAGCACGGCCAGCAGCCGGCCGACGATGCCGTACGGGTCCTGGGCGTCGGTGACGAAGTGCATGAGGGCGTTGAGCGACAGGGCCACCGGCTGGTCCAGGTCCAGGATCTCGGCCAGCGCGGGCGCGTTCAGCAGCGTGCCGGGGTCGTTGACGTCCGCCTCGACGTAGGTCGTGCGGCCCTGGGCGGTGCTGCGCATCAGGCGCTCGGCGTACTTCAGGACGAGCGGGTCGTTGTCGGCGTAGACCACCCGCGCCTCGGGGACCACGGACTGGGCGACCTGGTGCAGGTTCGGCTCGGTGGGGATGCCGGTGCCGATGTCCAGCCACTGGCGGATGCCGTGCTCGCGTGCGAGGACCCGGGTGGCCCGGTGCATGAAGGCGCGGTTCTCGCGGGCGCACGTGAAGATGCCCGGGTAGGCCGCCGCGACGGTCTCGGCCGCCTTCTTGTCGACCTCGAAGTGGTCCTTGCCGCCGAGGTAGTAGTCGTACATGCGGGCGGAGTGCGGCCTGCTGGTGTCGATGTCCCGCGCGGCGTTCGAGGTGGTCATGCTGTGCCTTTCGGTGTGTCCGTGGGGGGTGTTCGGCCAGATCGGGCCGGAGGCGGCCGGATCCCGCCCGTACGAGTCCGGTCGCGCCGGCGGGTCTCGTACGGCTCGAGGGTCTCGCGGGTTCAGCCGGCGGCGAGGTGGTCGGCGAGGCCCCGTTTGACGCCCGCGACGAACGCGGCGATCTCCTCGGGGGTGTAGATCAGCGCCGGACCGGCGGGATCGGTCGACTGCCGCATCGCCACACGGCCGTCGGCGAGCTGCTTTGTCTGCACGCACTGGCCCCCGTTGGGGCCGCTCCACGGGGACTCCCAGCCCTGCTCGCCCAGGTCGGCGGCGGGCATCCCGTTGTAGACGTGGTGCAGGTGCTGCGCACGCTGAAGATGCTGGGCGTGGCGGACGTGGTGGACAGGGCTGTCGATGTCGTGGCTGCCGTCCGTGCCGGTCATGTGTACTCCTTGCGCATACGGTTCAGGAGTGACCTGCTGTCCGTGTCCGAGGTCAGCAGGGACATGCGGTTGTGCGCCTCCAGATGCGCCGAGACGTCGGAGCGCTGGTCCAGGTACACGGCACCGGAGAGGATCTCGGTGTAGACGATGTCGGGCAACTCCGGTTGCTCGAACCGGAAGTAGGTGAAGGGGGCGCACGCACCGACATGGGCGCCGGCCGTGAAAGGCACGACGTCGACGCTCACATGCGCCAGCTCCGAGACCTCAAGCAGCCGGTCGATCTGCTCCCGCATCACCTCGGGGCCGCCCACCACCCGGTGCAGTACGGCCTCCTCCATCACCACCCACAGCGTGGGCGCCTCGGCCCTGCCCAGCAGGCTCTGGCGGCGCAGCCGCAGGTCCACGCGCCGCCGCAGATCCTCGTCGTGGTCGTTGGGGAAACCCCCGCCGAGGACTCCGCGCGCGTACCGGGGAGTCTGCAACAGCCCCGTGACGTAGTGGGGTTCGTAGGTGCGCAGCGTCCTGGCCGCCGTCTCCAGGCTGACGTAGGCGCTGAACCAGTTCGGCAGCACATCGCGGTACGGGTGCCACCAGCCGGGCTCGTTGGCCCGCTCGGCCAGGGCGACGAACTCCTCGATCTCCTGCCGGCCGGCCCCGTACAGCGCCAGCAGGATCTCCACGTAGAGCGGCTTGAGCCCGACCTCCGCCTTCTCCAGCCGGCGGATGGTCAGGGACTTCACCCGCAGGGCCCTGGCCGCCTCCTCCAGCGACACGCCCGCGTTCAGCCGCCGCTCCTGCAACCGCCGGCCGAGGATCATGCGCAGCACGGTGGGCGCACTGGTACCGCCCGTGCCCGAACGGCCTTCGCTCACGCCCACCTCCTGAAGGACTGTCACCGTCTCAAGTCTGACAGCGACTTGATGAAGCGACCAGACCGATACCGCCTGGATGAAATTATCAGGCACTTGGTTGCAGCTTGAACTTGGGTGCGAGCATGATTACTTGTGTGAACCGCGCCAGCCGAACACGAGCGTTCCCCCGTCAAGCTCCGCCATCCCCAGAGGAGTTGGACGAGCCGGGTGTTCACGGCGCAGAGCGGCCCGTCCGGAACACCCCCTCCTCGTGGGCCCCTTACTCACCTTCCCCGGCCTCTGGCTGCTCCCGCCCCCCACGGAAGGCGACCACCGTGTCCCCCCACGCGACCTCGTTCCCCCAGCCCTTAGACACCTGGAGCCCCGACCGGACGCACTGGCTCGAACTCCCGGCCCACCGCTCCAGCGTCTCGCTGGCCCGTCGCTCCATGAGCGCACGGCTGGACGCGTGGCGGCTGCCGGACGAGCTGTGCGCGGACGCCGTCCTGCTCGTGTCGGAGCTGGCCACCAACGCCGTACGGCACACGCTAGGCACCCGGTTCCTGTGCGGGGTCGGGCTCGTCACGGACGGGTGTCTGCGCCTGGAGGTGCACGACCACGACCGCACCGGCCGTGGCCTGCCCCGCTGCGAGCCCGGACCGGACGACGAGGGCGGCCGCGGACTGCTCCTGGTGCAGCAGCTCGCCGAGGCCTGGGGGGTCGACCGGTCCAGACTCACGGGCGGCAACGCGGTGTGGGTGACCCTGAGGGCCTGAACAACGGCCTGAGGGTGGAGTGCGCGGGTGGAGTGCGCGGTGCGGGCGGTGGCCGAACTCAGCAGCCGGCGGGCGTCAGTTCGGCCAGCAGCAGGGTGCGGTCGTCGGCTCCGGCCGCGCCCGAAGGGTCGTGCAGCAGCCGGCGGCACAGGGACGGCAGCGCGTCGTGGCCGTCGCCGTCCACGGACTCGACGGCGGCGGCCGCGTCCAGCGTGCGCGCGAGGCGGGTGATTTCCTGGTCGATGTCGGCGTCGCGGGACTCGACCAGACCGTCGCTGTAGAGCACCAGCAGCGCCGGATCCGGCACGGACAGCACGGTCTCCTGGTAGCCGCCGGTGCCGAGCCCGAGGGGCAGTCCCGCCCCGGTCAGCGTGACCGGGGCCGTCCGGCCGTCCGGGCCGCGCAGCAGCGGCGGCGGATGGCCCGCGCCCACCAGGGTGCAGGTGCGCAGCCGGGCGTCCCACTCGGCGTAGATGCAGGTCGCGAGGGAGACTCCGGGGGAGTCCCCGGCGAGCGTGTCGAGCCGTCCTATGAGGTCGGCCGCGGGGATGTCCAGCCCCGCCAACGTCCGTACGGCGGTGCGCAGTTGGATCATCGCGACGGCGGACTCCGGGCCGTGCCCCATGGCGTCCCCGACGATCAGACTGACCCGGTCACCCGGCCGTTTCAGCACGTCGAACCAGTCCCCGCCGACGAGGTTGCCCTGCCCGGCGGGCAGACAGCCGTGCGCGGTGCGGCATCCCCCGAACTCCTGGGCCGTACCGGGCGGCAGACTGTTGCGGATGGCCAGCGCGGTGCGCCGCTCACGCTCGTAACGTCGCCCGTTGTCCAGGGCGACGGCGGCCCGCGCGGCCAGCGCCGCAACGGCCGCCACGTCCGCGGGCGTGAATGGTCCCCGGCTGGCCCCGCGCGTGCAGGTGACGAAGCCGATCGCCACGTCCCGCAGCCGCAGCGGGACGACGAGGTAGGACGCCACGCGCAGCAGGTCCCCGAGGCGCGCGTCGTCGTCGCCGTACCCGTCTCCGGAGGCGATGAGCCGCTCCGAGGAGTGCGGGTCCACCGCGTCGAGCACCTGCGCCTGCCCGGTGGCGAGCGCACGGGCGTGGGGCGTCTCCCGGGGGAAGACGATCACCTCGCCGACCGGCAGCACGCCCTCCCAGTCCTCGAACGCGTCCGGCCCGACGCGCAGCGCGATGCGGCGCGCCTCGATGCGGGGCGGGTCGGCGCAGACATGCGCGTTCTCCTCGACGCGCCAGCGCTCCAGCAGGTACACGGAGGCCGCTTCGCAGAATCCGGGGGTCAGCGCGTGCACGACATGGCTGCCGGTCATCCGCAGGTCGAGTTCCGAGCCGATGACGTCGGCCGCGGGGGAGAACGCCGACCGGCGGGGCGAGGACAGCACGGCGGACGCGTCGTCGGTGCGGCTGTGCGGTTCGTTCCGCAGGGTCGTGCCTTTCCGGTGGGGGTTCGGCCGCGCGGCGGGGGACAAAGGATCACCGTGCGCCGTCGTCAACTATATGAT
The Streptomyces sp. NBC_01485 genome window above contains:
- a CDS encoding DUF397 domain-containing protein; protein product: MPAADLGEQGWESPWSGPNGGQCVQTKQLADGRVAMRQSTDPAGPALIYTPEEIAAFVAGVKRGLADHLAAG
- a CDS encoding SAM-dependent methyltransferase, yielding MTTSNAARDIDTSRPHSARMYDYYLGGKDHFEVDKKAAETVAAAYPGIFTCARENRAFMHRATRVLAREHGIRQWLDIGTGIPTEPNLHQVAQSVVPEARVVYADNDPLVLKYAERLMRSTAQGRTTYVEADVNDPGTLLNAPALAEILDLDQPVALSLNALMHFVTDAQDPYGIVGRLLAVLPSGSALALSHCTPDFDPATWQKVTDIYTGAGTPVQFRSQNDVARFFDGLDLLAPGVTVGHRWRPDGPVEATDAEVSLWTGVGIKP
- a CDS encoding PP2C family protein-serine/threonine phosphatase, giving the protein MTGSHVVHALTPGFCEAASVYLLERWRVEENAHVCADPPRIEARRIALRVGPDAFEDWEGVLPVGEVIVFPRETPHARALATGQAQVLDAVDPHSSERLIASGDGYGDDDARLGDLLRVASYLVVPLRLRDVAIGFVTCTRGASRGPFTPADVAAVAALAARAAVALDNGRRYERERRTALAIRNSLPPGTAQEFGGCRTAHGCLPAGQGNLVGGDWFDVLKRPGDRVSLIVGDAMGHGPESAVAMIQLRTAVRTLAGLDIPAADLIGRLDTLAGDSPGVSLATCIYAEWDARLRTCTLVGAGHPPPLLRGPDGRTAPVTLTGAGLPLGLGTGGYQETVLSVPDPALLVLYSDGLVESRDADIDQEITRLARTLDAAAAVESVDGDGHDALPSLCRRLLHDPSGAAGADDRTLLLAELTPAGC
- a CDS encoding helix-turn-helix domain-containing protein translates to MSEGRSGTGGTSAPTVLRMILGRRLQERRLNAGVSLEEAARALRVKSLTIRRLEKAEVGLKPLYVEILLALYGAGRQEIEEFVALAERANEPGWWHPYRDVLPNWFSAYVSLETAARTLRTYEPHYVTGLLQTPRYARGVLGGGFPNDHDEDLRRRVDLRLRRQSLLGRAEAPTLWVVMEEAVLHRVVGGPEVMREQIDRLLEVSELAHVSVDVVPFTAGAHVGACAPFTYFRFEQPELPDIVYTEILSGAVYLDQRSDVSAHLEAHNRMSLLTSDTDSRSLLNRMRKEYT
- a CDS encoding MASE1 domain-containing protein → MAAVVGTPDLRRPAVFAVETLAVALCYYAAGRLGLMRELVVEGAVFTPIWPPTGVAVACLLIFGLRSWVGIALGALLVIMFLTPLRPVVIGNLVGNTAAPVCAYLMLRRVGFRTDLARLRDGLALVFLGALTAMLLSSTIGVGLLVLTDRLAEHSFWPVWLAWWVGDAMGVLIVTPVLLVLHTVRKPLRLSHLARWKEASGLALIACALVPLATHSPVSLLFLVYPLLIWAALRFQLAGSMLCALFTSVMATIAATDEVGPFESLTRVEVMIKLQAFNGTMALTALLLSAVIAEQRNTRRSVERACQELVEVLEHLTAGETPPGRPTKETER
- a CDS encoding ATP-binding protein, encoding MSPHATSFPQPLDTWSPDRTHWLELPAHRSSVSLARRSMSARLDAWRLPDELCADAVLLVSELATNAVRHTLGTRFLCGVGLVTDGCLRLEVHDHDRTGRGLPRCEPGPDDEGGRGLLLVQQLAEAWGVDRSRLTGGNAVWVTLRA
- a CDS encoding kinase, translating into MVGARETRLIVLRGNSASGKSSVAAGLRDSFGRGLALVGQDNLRRVVLREHDRPGAANIGLIDAVARYSLDAGYHVVLEGILYADRYAAMLARLRTDHRGPTHGYYLHVPFAETLVRHAGKPIAHEVGEADLRDWYKDLDLLPGAVETVIGADSTLTQTVDRIMRDTGLDRLPAREH